TAAAATAACTGGTATTGTCGGCATGGCGGGAGGTGTAAATGGAAATTCCGACCAAGGCAAAAAAGTAAACCGCAATGGAAACAAGGATAATGATTGGACTCATATGGGGTAAAGGTAAATTCCTTAAAAAACTAGTTCAGTGGAATTCATATCTTTTTTCAACCACATAACGTGTAAGAAATTATTTCCATTGATTGCTAAATTTGTATCACCATTTTATCACCATGAAACAACTTTACACTACCCTCCTTCTATTTCTTTGCCTTTTTTCTTCCAAGGCTCAAACTTTCCAAACCTTCCACGACTTTTCGGCTGCTACAATTTTCGAAGACACTATTTCTATGTCCCAATTCGCCGGTAAGAAACTCATGGTAGTGAATACCGCCAGCTATTGTGGCTATACTCCCCAATTTGCCGACCTCCAAGAACTCGATTCTACCTACGAAAGCTATAATTTCGAAGTAATTGGTTTCCCTTGCAACGATTTTGGAAATCAAGACCCGCACGGTGATTCTTCTATTTGGGAATTTTGCTCTGCTACCTACGGTGTTACTTTTCAAATGATGTCAAAAGTTCATACCGTTGTGGGCGATACCGCACCTATTTACAAGTGGCTGCAACGAGCTGATCTAAATGGTGTTTCAGACGCTAGCATCAATTGGAATTTCAATAAATTTTTAATTGATGAACAAGGACATTGGGTTGCCCATTACCCTTCCTCCACCCAACCTTTCGATCAAGCCATTGTTGATTGGATCACCACACCATCTACTGTTGGAATTTCTACCACCTCCAACACCCTTGTTAGACTCCTGCAAAATCCTGTTTCAGATCAAATTCAATTCAAATTACCTCCAAGTTTCTCCGGTACCTGCCACTATAACTTGCTTAATCTTCAAGGACAATCGGTTTTGAATGGACAATTTTCATCGGATGCAAATTCATCTTTTCAAGTCCTTGTAAATCATTTACCTGGAGGAATTTATTCGCTCCAAATCCAAAATGCCACCTTGGCCCAAAACCTTAAAATAGCCATTCAATAGCCCTTATCCAGGTATTTCTGTAAAAGTTCTAAAATTCCTTTCGTCATTTTTGGCTGATTATTATTAACTTTTTAGCCATTTAAAAACAAAAACTATCATTTTTGGCTGTTTTTTAAAATAAAAAAAGCCGTTTTTACCAAAATTTACATACTTTTGGCTGATAAACTCAGGACATGAAAGAAATCATCGGCCGATACGAAGAACAAAAAACCATCCAAAAGCTTCTTACAAGTAAGCGTTCCGAATTCTTGGCACTATACGGTAGGCGAAGGGTTGGTAAAACTTACCTCATTCGGGAGTACTTCCAAAACAAATTTGCATTTTACCTCACCGGAATCGCTAATGCGAAAACCGAACAACAATTATTGAATTTCGACCTACAGCTGCAGCACCTTACCGGATCAGAACTACAACGATCTGCCAATTGGATCGAAGCCTTTTATAAGCTACGAACCTATCTCAGCCAACAAAACCCGGCCGAAAAACAGGTTCTATTCTTCGATGAACTTCCTTGGCTCGACACCAATGGTTCTGACTTTATCCAAGGTTTAGAACATTTTTGGAACAATTGGGCAGATGGTCAAAAAAACATCTTCCTCATCGTTTGCGGATCGGCGGCTTCCTGGATGATAAATAACCTCATCAACAC
This is a stretch of genomic DNA from Bacteroidia bacterium. It encodes these proteins:
- a CDS encoding T9SS type A sorting domain-containing protein, which produces MKQLYTTLLLFLCLFSSKAQTFQTFHDFSAATIFEDTISMSQFAGKKLMVVNTASYCGYTPQFADLQELDSTYESYNFEVIGFPCNDFGNQDPHGDSSIWEFCSATYGVTFQMMSKVHTVVGDTAPIYKWLQRADLNGVSDASINWNFNKFLIDEQGHWVAHYPSSTQPFDQAIVDWITTPSTVGISTTSNTLVRLLQNPVSDQIQFKLPPSFSGTCHYNLLNLQGQSVLNGQFSSDANSSFQVLVNHLPGGIYSLQIQNATLAQNLKIAIQ